The genomic window GCCCTCACCGGCCACCTGCTGCCCCTGCTCCAGGCGACCCCGGGCTCCCGGGTGGTGACCATGAGCAGCGGCGCCCACAAGTTCGGGCGGATCCGCTTCGAGGACCTGCAGTTCGCCCGGGGCTACAAGGCCTGGGCCGCCTACGCCCAGTCCAAGATCGCCAACCTGATGTTCACCTTCGAACTCCAGCGGCGCCTGGCCCGGGCCGGGAGTTCCACCCTGGCGGTGGCGGCCCACCCCGGCTGGTCCCGCACGGAACTCCAGCGGCACGCCACGCGCAACCCCTTCATGCGCTTTTTCATGACCACGTTCGGCGCCTTCCTGAGCCAGGACGCCGCCCAGGGGGCCCTGCCCCTGCTCCGGGCCGCCGTGGACCCGGAAGCGGCGGGGGCGGCCTACTACGGCCCCGCCGAATATGCCGAGATGGTCGGCGCGCCCGTGCGGGTCAGGCCCAGCGCGCGCGCCGTGGACGAGGAGGTCCAGGGCCGGCTCTGGAAGATCTCCGAGCGGCTCACCCAGGTCGCGTACCCCGTGTAGGCGGCCACCGGTTCCGTTATCATGGAGGCTCACCTCCCATTGAATCCGACTCCGCATCCTTCATGGACACGGGTCTGCGTTCAACCATGGGGGAACCCCTCCGAACCGACCTGGAGTCCGCATGCGAGTCCGTGCCCTTCTGTCCGCCGCCCTGCCCTGTGCAGTGGCATTCGCCGCGCCTGCGGAAACGGACTGGCACCTCCTGCCGGCCTTTTCGGCCGAACCCGCCGTGCT from Geothrix sp. 21YS21S-2 includes these protein-coding regions:
- a CDS encoding oxidoreductase, with the protein product MTSKGIPQAWGVADIPDQTGRVALVTGANSGTGLEAAKALAGRGAHVILACRRLERALGAEQSILAAHPGASLERVELDLSSLDSVGEAARTVLKRHGRLDLLINNAGVMIPPFSRTSEGFELQFGTNHLGHFALTGHLLPLLQATPGSRVVTMSSGAHKFGRIRFEDLQFARGYKAWAAYAQSKIANLMFTFELQRRLARAGSSTLAVAAHPGWSRTELQRHATRNPFMRFFMTTFGAFLSQDAAQGALPLLRAAVDPEAAGAAYYGPAEYAEMVGAPVRVRPSARAVDEEVQGRLWKISERLTQVAYPV